Proteins found in one Candidatus Hydrogenedentota bacterium genomic segment:
- a CDS encoding DUF1559 domain-containing protein translates to MRARGFSLVELLITIAIMGILAAILLPTLARVRESARRATCANNLRQWGIVFKMYASESERGRFPNHQPDEGAPIAPLSPAWPKVSGPAGIEVFADYMSDPEIGICPTSVADHPTCWSPGCGPFEASFFAPLGNFTSAGHFVPLSVEDCATWGGVTETPFFGTRRYMRGPADTTRRVFCSFDYGYLNRLVKADWITNIQDNALMARALVSDSTSKPMGGILNLGDDQADSIRVALSFGQVESLFIREGIERMLITDINNPGASAQAQSVIPVVWDTTKQDGEWASQDPITMYNHVPGGANILYMDGHVQFVKYPAPMTQDTWPLATISVDRRSIPKSPGWAW, encoded by the coding sequence ATGAGAGCACGCGGTTTCAGTCTCGTCGAACTGTTGATTACCATCGCGATTATGGGCATTCTCGCCGCTATCCTTCTGCCCACCCTCGCGCGGGTCCGGGAATCGGCCCGCAGGGCCACCTGCGCCAATAATCTGCGCCAGTGGGGCATCGTCTTCAAAATGTACGCCAGCGAGTCGGAGCGGGGGCGATTCCCCAATCACCAGCCGGATGAAGGCGCCCCCATCGCGCCCCTGTCCCCCGCCTGGCCCAAGGTTTCCGGACCCGCGGGTATCGAAGTGTTTGCGGACTACATGTCCGATCCCGAGATCGGTATTTGCCCCACCTCGGTCGCCGATCATCCCACCTGCTGGTCGCCGGGCTGCGGGCCTTTCGAGGCATCCTTCTTCGCGCCCCTCGGCAATTTCACCTCCGCCGGACACTTTGTGCCCCTGAGTGTCGAGGACTGCGCCACCTGGGGGGGCGTCACCGAAACCCCATTCTTCGGCACGCGGCGGTATATGCGGGGCCCCGCCGATACGACGCGGCGTGTCTTCTGCAGTTTCGACTACGGTTACCTGAACCGGCTGGTCAAGGCCGATTGGATAACCAACATCCAGGACAACGCCCTGATGGCCCGGGCGCTTGTGTCCGATTCCACCAGCAAGCCCATGGGGGGCATTCTGAATCTCGGTGACGATCAGGCCGATTCTATTCGGGTCGCGCTTTCCTTTGGCCAGGTTGAATCACTGTTTATCCGTGAGGGCATAGAGCGCATGCTCATCACCGACATCAACAATCCGGGGGCCTCGGCACAGGCCCAGTCCGTCATTCCTGTCGTGTGGGACACCACAAAGCAGGACGGAGAATGGGCCAGCCAGGACCCCATCACCATGTACAACCACGTTCCCGGCGGCGCAAACATCCTCTACATGGACGGGCACGTCCAGTTCGTCAAATATCCCGCCCCCATGACCCAGGACACCTGGCCACTCGCCACCATCTCGGTCGACCGACGCTCCATCCCCAAGAGCCCGGGCTGGGCCTGGTAG
- a CDS encoding response regulator transcription factor encodes MPSSPRAVSTVLIVDDHPMIRAGLAQLLSAQPDLEVCGECEEAGGVLPFIETHRPDLVVVDISLENSSGLTLIQDIKKKFKAQKMLVYSMHDEELFAVRAIQAGAMGYIEKSAHPRDTIDAIRKVLRGHLAVSQRVTDSLMAAMVGAGGEAPRTCLEALSTRELEVFELLGRGLTIREIAERLNRSVKTIESHRERMLTKLRLDSSARLVRQAVEWVTRQDHALGGKPVGSDE; translated from the coding sequence ATGCCGAGTAGTCCCAGGGCCGTTTCGACTGTGCTCATCGTTGATGACCACCCCATGATACGCGCGGGCCTCGCCCAGCTCCTGAGCGCCCAGCCCGACCTTGAAGTGTGCGGAGAGTGCGAGGAAGCCGGTGGCGTCCTGCCGTTTATCGAAACGCACCGCCCGGACCTCGTGGTCGTGGATATATCCCTCGAAAACAGCAGCGGGCTGACCCTTATCCAGGATATAAAAAAGAAGTTCAAGGCCCAGAAGATGCTCGTCTATTCCATGCACGACGAAGAGCTGTTTGCCGTTCGGGCCATTCAGGCCGGCGCCATGGGGTATATCGAAAAGAGCGCTCACCCCCGCGACACGATCGACGCCATCCGAAAAGTGCTCCGGGGGCACCTGGCCGTCAGCCAGCGGGTGACCGATTCCCTGATGGCGGCCATGGTGGGGGCCGGGGGGGAAGCGCCGAGGACCTGCCTGGAGGCCCTCTCCACCCGCGAACTCGAAGTGTTCGAACTGCTGGGCCGTGGATTGACCATCCGGGAGATAGCCGAACGCCTGAACCGGAGTGTGAAAACCATCGAGTCCCATCGCGAACGCATGTTGACCAAGCTCCGACTTGATTCCAGCGCCCGGCTGGTCCGACAGGCCGTGGAGTGGGTAACCCGACAGGACCATGCATTGGGTGGGAAGCCCGTGGGAAGCGACGAATAA
- a CDS encoding PAS domain S-box protein, with the protein MSILSEFEWKGPLYGSICLLASVYLFFAFRRYFAARARGKNHFRISFSAGAYLIAAFTVTAIASQQAASTTTYVEVVKWSQMASLVGQVSLVLLVTRLTNAVPRSALVALTGSYAAAALMHVVSVSGTFVSYFGEIHIHPLPILRDLLVSRVPYAVWKAPVDLTNSVAFIAIAWACWRLHRRAETALAMRCALLASVVFLENMHDMYFADDIYLAPFGLVLMLIVFLLCPEGLHPPDRANSRTAARSATRRVYPPPDIRVARETSWEHNPLIGLIMAMFLVSAAQALAWNGFESAVILLALLGMGQATISVLNRAGSGVEMRILAVGALAIIALPQLADIIYAVPNFSGSFIQATRGMLHSPMRDLLWILGLLLLLTAFSLSGIEAGEVRRRLLLEHRQLVEQIAERKHAERELQASERRFRRLVENSTDLVVILGHDGIVLDVGASVARILGYGPGELVGRTVASFCHPEDHFKLAHALKHISPLATPVQSVEISVRVPDGSWRVLECISDLQFDPVLNGVIVNARDITERKAMEERLRSARTDERQLIRYNLHDTVGQDLAGLLCMTGSLAMELQSVSAPLATQADAIVEGVQRTMDDVRKAILGIAPIELHPRGLEVALQQLVERLVDCHRVDIRFVCTTAIDIEDYGVATQLFQIAQEALTNAIKHARAEHIVVTLASAGDRVALTIADDGVGLEARAKSPDGLGLQTMRSRAAAIGAWLRISGANGKGTQVKCVLSRELHGDLRSESGVHWHAE; encoded by the coding sequence ATGAGCATACTTTCTGAGTTCGAATGGAAAGGGCCACTCTACGGTTCAATCTGCCTGCTGGCAAGCGTCTATCTTTTCTTCGCTTTTCGACGTTATTTTGCCGCACGGGCCCGAGGCAAGAACCACTTCCGCATCTCCTTTTCCGCCGGGGCCTATCTTATCGCCGCCTTCACCGTGACGGCCATCGCTTCTCAACAGGCTGCCAGTACAACCACCTATGTTGAAGTCGTCAAGTGGTCCCAGATGGCCTCACTCGTCGGGCAAGTAAGCCTCGTTCTGCTGGTAACGCGCCTTACCAATGCAGTTCCGCGGAGCGCACTGGTGGCCCTGACAGGATCGTACGCGGCGGCGGCGTTGATGCACGTCGTGTCGGTTTCCGGGACTTTTGTCTCTTACTTCGGCGAAATCCACATTCACCCGCTCCCCATTCTCCGGGACTTGCTCGTTTCCCGCGTGCCCTATGCCGTGTGGAAAGCTCCGGTAGACCTGACCAACAGCGTTGCCTTCATCGCCATCGCCTGGGCCTGCTGGCGCCTCCACCGGCGCGCCGAGACCGCCCTCGCCATGCGCTGCGCGCTCCTGGCATCCGTTGTATTCCTCGAAAACATGCACGACATGTATTTCGCCGACGACATCTACCTCGCGCCCTTCGGGCTGGTGCTCATGTTGATCGTGTTCTTGCTCTGCCCCGAGGGATTGCACCCGCCGGACAGGGCGAACAGCCGCACGGCGGCCCGGAGCGCGACACGTCGCGTTTATCCCCCGCCCGATATCCGGGTGGCCCGAGAAACCTCCTGGGAACACAACCCGCTTATCGGCCTGATCATGGCCATGTTTCTCGTCTCGGCGGCCCAGGCCCTCGCCTGGAATGGATTCGAGAGCGCGGTTATTCTGCTGGCGCTCCTTGGTATGGGCCAGGCCACCATCTCGGTCCTGAATCGCGCGGGCAGTGGCGTCGAAATGCGCATCCTCGCCGTGGGAGCCCTCGCAATCATCGCCCTGCCCCAACTCGCGGATATCATCTATGCCGTGCCAAATTTTTCGGGCTCCTTCATCCAGGCCACGCGAGGCATGCTTCATAGTCCCATGCGCGATCTCCTCTGGATTCTCGGCCTGCTGCTCCTGCTCACCGCCTTCTCACTGTCGGGCATTGAGGCGGGGGAGGTCCGCAGACGGCTCCTCCTGGAGCACCGCCAGCTTGTCGAACAAATCGCCGAACGGAAGCACGCCGAGCGGGAACTCCAGGCGAGCGAACGGCGCTTCCGCCGGCTGGTGGAGAACAGCACCGACCTGGTAGTCATTCTGGGACATGACGGCATAGTCCTCGATGTCGGCGCCTCCGTCGCGCGAATCCTGGGCTATGGACCGGGGGAACTTGTGGGAAGGACGGTCGCCAGTTTCTGCCACCCGGAAGATCACTTCAAGTTGGCCCACGCCCTCAAGCACATTTCTCCGCTGGCTACCCCCGTACAGTCCGTCGAGATCAGCGTGCGAGTTCCCGATGGCTCCTGGAGAGTCCTCGAGTGTATCAGTGACTTGCAGTTCGACCCCGTCTTGAACGGCGTAATTGTGAACGCCCGCGACATCACCGAGCGAAAAGCGATGGAAGAACGGCTGCGCTCCGCCCGAACGGACGAAAGACAACTCATTCGCTATAATCTGCACGATACCGTGGGACAAGACCTGGCGGGATTGCTCTGTATGACCGGGAGTCTGGCAATGGAACTGCAATCAGTCTCGGCGCCCCTGGCCACCCAGGCCGACGCCATCGTCGAAGGCGTCCAGCGCACCATGGACGATGTGCGCAAGGCCATTCTCGGCATTGCGCCCATCGAGCTTCATCCCCGTGGACTCGAAGTGGCGCTGCAGCAACTCGTCGAAAGACTCGTGGACTGCCACCGGGTCGATATCCGATTCGTATGCACGACCGCGATCGACATCGAAGACTACGGCGTCGCCACCCAACTCTTCCAGATAGCCCAGGAGGCCCTCACGAATGCTATCAAGCATGCCCGGGCCGAACACATCGTGGTCACCCTCGCTTCGGCCGGGGACCGCGTCGCCCTCACCATAGCCGACGACGGCGTGGGGCTTGAAGCGCGGGCAAAGTCTCCCGATGGACTCGGCCTGCAGACGATGCGTTCCCGGGCGGCCGCCATCGGTGCCTGGTTGCGGATCTCCGGCGCAAATGGAAAAGGCACCCAGGTGAAGTGCGTTCTCAGCCGGGAACTGCACGGCGACCTTCGGTCCGAAAGTGGAGTCCACTGGCATGCCGAGTAG
- a CDS encoding haloacid dehalogenase-like hydrolase, which translates to MSDKGLFLQNIIAIIWDFDKTLTPRYMQTPLFEAYGVDEKTFWKEVNGLAAYYKRAGVQVQPDTSYLGHLLTYVKEGRMPDLTNARLRELGAEIGFFPGIPQLFGELQSILDAPEYREGDLRLEHYVVSTGLTEMIRGSKIASHLSGVWASEFIEVPALPGDDLSGTPGAGPISQIAGFLDNTTKTRAIFEINKGVHKLEGVSVNDLIPEEDRRVPMKNMIYVADGPSDIPSFSVIRKHGGLAYAVFQQDSEAQFAQVDELLHADRVDAYGPADYTTGSTTAMWLRLHVKKIANRILAEREKALHSRRGSSPKHLAE; encoded by the coding sequence ATGAGCGACAAAGGCCTCTTTCTCCAGAACATCATCGCCATTATCTGGGACTTCGACAAGACCCTGACACCGCGCTATATGCAGACGCCCCTCTTCGAGGCCTATGGCGTGGATGAGAAGACGTTCTGGAAAGAGGTCAACGGCCTTGCCGCGTACTACAAGCGTGCGGGTGTCCAGGTTCAACCGGACACGAGCTATCTGGGCCATCTCCTCACCTATGTGAAGGAAGGCCGGATGCCCGATCTCACCAATGCCCGCCTCCGCGAACTCGGCGCGGAAATCGGCTTCTTTCCCGGCATCCCCCAGCTCTTCGGCGAACTCCAGAGCATCCTCGATGCGCCGGAATACCGCGAGGGCGATCTGCGCCTGGAGCACTATGTCGTCAGTACGGGACTCACCGAGATGATCCGGGGCTCCAAGATCGCCAGCCACCTCAGCGGCGTGTGGGCGTCGGAATTCATCGAAGTCCCCGCCCTGCCCGGCGACGACCTCAGCGGCACGCCCGGCGCCGGACCCATCTCCCAGATCGCCGGTTTTCTGGACAACACCACGAAAACCCGCGCCATCTTCGAGATTAACAAGGGCGTCCACAAACTCGAAGGGGTCTCCGTGAACGATCTCATCCCCGAGGAAGATCGCCGCGTCCCCATGAAAAACATGATCTACGTCGCCGACGGCCCCAGCGACATCCCCAGCTTCTCCGTCATCCGCAAGCACGGCGGCCTGGCCTATGCCGTCTTCCAGCAGGATTCCGAGGCCCAGTTCGCCCAGGTGGACGAACTCCTCCACGCCGACCGCGTCGACGCCTATGGTCCCGCAGACTACACCACGGGCAGCACCACGGCCATGTGGCTCCGCCTCCACGTTAAGAAGATTGCCAACCGAATCCTGGCCGAGCGCGAGAAAGCCCTCCACAGCAGGCGCGGCAGCAGCCCGAAACATTTGGCGGAATAG
- a CDS encoding DNA starvation/stationary phase protection protein, which translates to MKLHSQTLPEDVCKQIAQPLQETVVDYISLASVARQAHWAVVEREFRSFHAYMDELGAELDLLIDTTAERMLAVGELPLGQVDYVARHSQVEPLPADFVQKKDLVPALSERIAEVVKRIRIRIGVVEKIDPVSADLLITAAAGLEKTLWMLQAENS; encoded by the coding sequence ATGAAACTTCACTCGCAAACATTACCGGAAGATGTCTGTAAGCAAATTGCACAGCCGCTGCAGGAGACGGTGGTGGATTATATCAGCCTGGCCTCGGTGGCGCGGCAGGCGCACTGGGCGGTGGTGGAGCGGGAATTCCGCTCGTTCCATGCGTATATGGATGAGCTGGGCGCGGAGCTGGACCTGCTGATTGATACGACGGCGGAGCGGATGCTGGCCGTGGGTGAATTACCCCTGGGCCAGGTGGACTATGTGGCGCGCCATTCTCAGGTGGAGCCCCTGCCGGCGGATTTCGTTCAGAAAAAGGATCTGGTACCCGCGTTGAGCGAGCGCATCGCCGAAGTGGTGAAGCGCATCCGCATCCGCATTGGGGTGGTGGAAAAAATTGACCCGGTCAGTGCCGACCTGCTCATTACGGCGGCGGCGGGTCTGGAGAAGACGTTGTGGATGCTTCAGGCGGAAAACTCGTGA
- a CDS encoding transcriptional repressor, translating to MTTESIESRLREAGLRVTGPRTAVYNLLKSLGGHHSADDLAQRLEAEGTGMSRASVFNVLNDLSSAGLIMLSDAGPGRAFYEASDKWHHHFVCRGCGEIFDVPCATGRKPCLTPRLPGDGFSVDEAQVIFRGYCPACNPEIAPGIVMA from the coding sequence GTGACGACGGAATCGATAGAATCTCGCCTTCGGGAGGCCGGTCTCCGGGTGACCGGCCCCCGCACGGCGGTGTACAACCTGCTGAAGTCGCTGGGCGGCCACCATAGCGCGGACGACCTTGCCCAGCGCCTGGAGGCGGAGGGCACGGGCATGTCGCGCGCTTCGGTGTTCAACGTGCTCAACGATCTGTCGAGCGCGGGCCTGATCATGCTGAGCGATGCGGGCCCAGGCCGGGCCTTTTACGAAGCATCCGACAAGTGGCACCACCACTTTGTGTGTCGAGGGTGCGGGGAGATCTTTGACGTGCCTTGCGCGACGGGGCGCAAGCCCTGCCTGACGCCCAGATTACCAGGAGATGGATTCTCTGTGGATGAGGCGCAGGTTATCTTCCGGGGCTATTGCCCGGCGTGCAATCCGGAGATTGCGCCAGGGATTGTGATGGCGTAG
- the amrS gene encoding AmmeMemoRadiSam system radical SAM enzyme yields the protein MSRATMGLKELLSNHTAPSAEALVRSEKDGAVRCLACGHHCLVREGKAGVCRVRFNQGGTLRVPWGYVAGVQVDPIEKKPFYHAYPGRDALSFGMLGCDLHCAYCQNWVTSQTLRDESAVAMPRFVTPKQLIARAVELEAPVVVSTYNEPLITADWAAAVFEEALKAELACGFVSNGNATPEVLSYLQPWVSLYKVDLKGFQEKSYRELGCKLGTVLDTIGRLHAMGFWIEIVTLVIPDFNDSDDELHGIAEFLADISCDIPWHVTAFHPDYKMTDTGRTPRESLIRAWNIGREAGLRYVYPGNLPGQVGEREHTDCPDCGDVLIRRHGFYVVENRMTGSCCPSCKAEIPGVWERNPPRESTGTGTPRALNF from the coding sequence ATGTCACGCGCCACCATGGGGCTGAAAGAGCTCCTCTCGAATCACACCGCACCCAGTGCGGAGGCGCTCGTGCGCTCCGAGAAGGACGGTGCCGTGCGGTGCCTGGCCTGCGGCCACCACTGCCTGGTGCGCGAAGGTAAAGCCGGCGTCTGCCGCGTGCGCTTCAACCAGGGCGGCACCCTGCGCGTGCCCTGGGGCTACGTGGCCGGAGTGCAGGTCGATCCCATCGAAAAAAAGCCCTTTTATCACGCCTACCCCGGCCGCGATGCCCTCTCCTTCGGCATGCTCGGCTGCGACCTCCACTGCGCCTACTGCCAGAACTGGGTCACCAGCCAGACCCTCCGCGACGAGTCCGCCGTCGCCATGCCCCGCTTCGTCACCCCCAAGCAATTGATCGCCCGCGCCGTGGAGCTGGAAGCCCCCGTCGTAGTCAGCACCTACAACGAACCCCTGATCACCGCCGACTGGGCCGCCGCAGTCTTCGAGGAAGCCCTGAAGGCCGAGTTGGCCTGCGGCTTCGTGAGCAATGGCAATGCCACCCCGGAAGTGCTGTCCTATCTCCAGCCCTGGGTCTCGCTCTACAAGGTGGACCTCAAGGGCTTTCAGGAAAAATCCTACCGCGAACTCGGCTGCAAACTGGGCACCGTCCTCGACACCATCGGACGGCTCCACGCCATGGGCTTCTGGATCGAAATCGTCACCCTCGTTATCCCCGACTTCAACGACTCCGACGACGAACTGCACGGCATTGCCGAATTTCTGGCCGACATCTCATGCGATATCCCGTGGCACGTCACCGCTTTTCATCCGGACTACAAGATGACCGACACCGGCCGTACCCCCCGCGAGTCGCTCATTCGCGCATGGAACATCGGCAGAGAAGCGGGCCTGCGCTACGTCTACCCCGGAAACCTCCCCGGTCAGGTAGGGGAGCGGGAGCACACCGATTGCCCCGACTGCGGCGATGTACTGATCCGGCGCCACGGCTTCTACGTCGTCGAAAACCGCATGACGGGCTCGTGTTGCCCGTCCTGCAAAGCCGAAATCCCCGGCGTCTGGGAGCGCAACCCGCCCCGCGAAAGCACCGGCACGGGAACACCGAGGGCGCTGAATTTCTAA
- a CDS encoding HlyC/CorC family transporter, translating into MTIFFVSVGSALVLSFLCSLLEATLLSYTPSQVAALEAKRPGIAKIWRHFKGNIEKPIAVILIVNTSAHTVGATIAGAQFETSFGPKGLVIFSVVFTYLMLQFTEILPKTIGVRYNGVLAPLIAPPLEVLVRLLSPVLWFIQLINRPFSGSEDTGKDTTLQEIAALAASSPLMDPHQSRMIQAASELESIRVRQIMTPRTEVMYLLVSQPIEEILSIVKRCPYTRLPLCDGDIDHVVGMVHGKDLMKVMDLTPGRFNIESVAPKPGPEKVAAVPGTALHVFGTAEIDLMKIKRDVVFLPDHLNVLEALRHFQRARLHLAVVVDEYGATIGIVTLEDVIEEMVGDIKDEFDLFAADMVKPEGDGYRVNGRLPLHEFVQYVPGLDIDPAEEDVDTVGGYVSQVIGRLPVVGEAIEVGPYTWTVSLADVRRVREVLLTPLHPTIEAGPED; encoded by the coding sequence ATGACGATCTTCTTTGTCAGCGTAGGTTCCGCGCTTGTGCTGTCCTTCCTGTGTTCTCTACTTGAGGCCACCCTGCTGAGCTACACGCCGAGCCAGGTGGCCGCGCTGGAGGCGAAGCGGCCGGGCATCGCGAAAATCTGGCGGCACTTCAAAGGCAACATCGAAAAGCCGATTGCGGTAATCCTCATCGTAAACACCTCGGCGCACACCGTGGGAGCCACTATCGCGGGTGCCCAGTTCGAGACCAGCTTCGGGCCCAAGGGACTGGTGATCTTTTCCGTCGTCTTTACCTACCTCATGCTACAGTTCACCGAGATCCTCCCCAAGACCATCGGCGTCCGCTACAATGGCGTGCTCGCGCCCCTCATCGCCCCCCCGCTGGAGGTCCTTGTTCGACTCTTGAGTCCGGTACTGTGGTTTATTCAGCTCATCAACCGGCCCTTCTCCGGCTCCGAGGATACGGGCAAAGACACCACCCTCCAGGAAATCGCCGCGCTGGCCGCCAGTTCGCCCCTCATGGACCCCCATCAGTCCCGCATGATCCAGGCCGCCTCCGAACTCGAAAGCATCCGCGTGCGCCAGATCATGACCCCGCGCACCGAAGTCATGTATCTCCTCGTCAGCCAGCCCATCGAAGAAATACTTTCGATTGTAAAACGCTGCCCCTATACCCGCCTGCCCTTGTGCGATGGCGACATCGATCATGTTGTCGGCATGGTTCACGGCAAAGACCTGATGAAAGTCATGGATCTCACACCGGGGCGCTTCAATATCGAGTCCGTGGCGCCGAAGCCCGGTCCGGAGAAGGTGGCCGCCGTTCCCGGAACGGCCCTCCACGTCTTCGGCACCGCCGAGATTGACCTCATGAAGATCAAGCGCGATGTCGTCTTTCTGCCCGACCACCTCAACGTGCTGGAGGCCCTCCGACACTTCCAGCGCGCCCGGCTCCATCTCGCCGTCGTGGTCGACGAATACGGCGCCACCATCGGCATTGTCACCCTGGAAGATGTCATCGAAGAAATGGTGGGGGACATCAAGGACGAATTCGACCTCTTCGCCGCCGACATGGTCAAGCCCGAAGGGGACGGCTATCGGGTCAACGGACGGCTTCCGCTCCACGAATTTGTACAGTATGTGCCCGGTCTCGATATCGACCCGGCGGAGGAAGACGTGGACACCGTGGGCGGCTATGTTTCTCAGGTGATCGGGCGACTGCCCGTGGTCGGCGAGGCAATCGAAGTGGGCCCCTATACCTGGACGGTCTCTCTGGCGGACGTGCGCCGGGTTCGAGAAGTCCTGCTGACCCCCCTGCACCCGACAATTGAAGCGGGGCCGGAGGACTGA
- the ychF gene encoding redox-regulated ATPase YchF: MALSIGIVGLPNVGKSTTFNALTKAQNAEAANYPFCTIEPNKAIVPVPDPRIAKLVEIVKPQRVQYATVEFVDIAGLVKGASKGEGLGNQFLGNIRETQAIVHVVRCFEDANVIHVNAQPDPKDDIETIQTELLLADLQQLEKKIDKLKKQAKGDKKLQSQLDVAESLAKHLESGEPASNFADRNSDAYLTLEQEMKFITAKTVIYAANVDEAGLGEDNAYVAVVREIAARENAEVVKLCAKMEEEMVDMSDEERQEFLTDLGAEESGLDQVIHKGFKALGLIAYFTAGVKEVRAWTIHNGDTAPQAAGVIHTDFERGFIRAEVIAYDAYCQHNGEAGAKAAGVMRVEGKEYVVKDGDVMHFRFNV; encoded by the coding sequence ATGGCACTGAGCATCGGCATCGTCGGCCTGCCCAACGTAGGCAAGAGCACCACTTTCAACGCCCTCACCAAGGCGCAGAACGCGGAGGCGGCCAACTATCCCTTCTGCACGATTGAGCCGAACAAGGCCATCGTGCCGGTGCCGGATCCCCGAATCGCGAAGCTGGTGGAGATTGTGAAGCCCCAGCGCGTGCAGTATGCCACGGTCGAATTCGTCGATATTGCCGGCCTTGTGAAGGGCGCGAGCAAGGGCGAAGGCCTGGGCAACCAGTTCCTCGGCAACATCCGCGAAACTCAGGCCATCGTTCACGTTGTGCGCTGCTTTGAGGATGCCAACGTCATCCATGTGAACGCCCAGCCCGACCCGAAGGACGACATTGAGACGATCCAGACCGAGCTGCTCCTGGCCGATCTTCAGCAGCTTGAGAAGAAGATCGACAAACTAAAGAAGCAGGCCAAAGGCGACAAAAAGCTCCAGTCCCAGCTCGATGTGGCCGAGTCGCTGGCAAAACACCTCGAGAGCGGCGAGCCCGCGAGCAACTTCGCCGACCGCAATTCAGACGCCTACCTGACCCTGGAGCAGGAGATGAAGTTCATCACGGCAAAGACCGTGATTTACGCCGCCAACGTGGATGAGGCGGGCCTCGGCGAAGACAACGCCTACGTGGCCGTCGTTCGCGAGATCGCTGCGCGGGAAAATGCCGAAGTGGTGAAGCTCTGCGCGAAGATGGAAGAAGAAATGGTCGACATGAGCGACGAGGAGCGCCAGGAATTCCTGACCGATCTCGGCGCGGAAGAGAGCGGCCTGGACCAGGTGATTCACAAAGGCTTCAAGGCGCTGGGGCTCATCGCCTATTTCACCGCGGGCGTGAAGGAAGTGCGCGCCTGGACGATCCACAATGGGGACACCGCCCCCCAGGCGGCCGGCGTGATCCACACCGACTTCGAGCGCGGCTTCATCCGCGCGGAAGTCATCGCCTACGACGCGTATTGCCAGCACAACGGTGAAGCCGGGGCCAAGGCCGCCGGCGTCATGCGCGTGGAAGGCAAGGAGTACGTGGTGAAGGACGGCGACGTGATGCACTTCCGGTTTAACGTGTAG
- a CDS encoding CDP-alcohol phosphatidyltransferase family protein, with protein sequence MHENDAKADVYSAGERAWMVRTQQMRARWFGPLLRLLAACRVTPDHLTVLSLLAGLAFCPLYPVSPAWALFALVLHVVIDGLDGPLARHLGTDSRKGSFTDSMADQTVIAASTIMLMWAGTVGMLPGVLYIVTYTVVVLFAMARNAMKDPYTWLFRPRFYVYAWIAVERWWWPGSLDWVLWICVAVLTVKVLTGFRGIRRNI encoded by the coding sequence ATGCACGAGAATGACGCGAAAGCCGATGTCTACTCGGCGGGGGAGCGTGCCTGGATGGTGCGTACGCAGCAGATGCGCGCGCGGTGGTTCGGACCGCTGCTTCGACTGCTGGCGGCATGCCGCGTGACGCCGGACCACCTGACGGTCCTGTCGTTGCTGGCGGGGCTGGCCTTTTGCCCGCTCTATCCTGTCAGTCCGGCGTGGGCGTTGTTTGCGCTGGTGCTGCACGTGGTCATCGACGGGTTGGACGGCCCGCTGGCGCGTCACCTGGGGACGGATTCGCGGAAGGGCTCGTTTACCGACAGCATGGCCGATCAGACTGTAATCGCAGCCTCGACCATCATGCTCATGTGGGCGGGGACCGTGGGCATGCTGCCGGGCGTGTTGTACATCGTGACCTACACGGTGGTGGTGCTCTTCGCCATGGCGCGAAATGCGATGAAGGACCCCTACACGTGGCTATTTCGTCCACGCTTCTATGTGTACGCGTGGATCGCCGTGGAGAGGTGGTGGTGGCCCGGAAGCCTGGATTGGGTGCTGTGGATCTGCGTGGCGGTGTTGACGGTCAAGGTGCTGACCGGATTCCGGGGGATACGGCGGAATATTTAG